In Stieleria varia, one genomic interval encodes:
- a CDS encoding aconitate hydratase encodes MTSSIAHQLIDNHLISGTLQPEAEIALRIDQTLTQDATGTLVMLELESMNLERARTEVSVQYVDHNLLQEDHKNPDDHLFLESAARRFGLWFSRPGNGVSHPLHQERFGRPGATLLGSDSHTCAAGAIGMLAMGAGGLEVAMAIAGEPFYVKMPKVWNVRLEGKLPDWVSAKDVILEMLRRHGVKGGVGWILEYSGDGLSGLSTMDRHVIANMGAELGATASVFPSDDVTRQFLKSQGREHDWQAFSAGPNAQYDREEVIELNKLEPLMALPTSPGNVVPVREVAGQPIYQAYIGSSANPGYRDFAIIAEMVKGRRVADGVSLDINPTSRQILQDLARDGHLLTLLKAGARLHQAGCNGCIGMGQAPATGRISLRTVPRNFPGRSGTREDAVHLCSPETAAASALAGKIVDPRDTEQPYPQIREPRSPIVDTQPFSAPPSSARGCQPPLIKGPNVVSLPESQPLADRLDLKVLLTVGDNVSTDEIMPAGARVLPFRSNVPRIADFVYADVDSTYVERAKKYDGGHAIIGGANYGQGSSREHAAIAPQYLGLRSVIATSFARIHWQNLINFGILPLTIENPSEQISQGDQLLIEHPAQQIRSGREVIIANTTRSINIVARHTMSLRQQEVLVAGGLIPWMRARNEFE; translated from the coding sequence ATGACTTCTAGCATCGCACATCAATTGATTGACAACCATTTGATCTCGGGCACCTTGCAGCCCGAGGCAGAGATTGCTCTACGGATCGATCAAACTCTGACACAGGACGCGACCGGAACGCTGGTCATGCTGGAACTGGAATCGATGAATCTGGAGCGTGCGAGGACCGAAGTCTCGGTCCAATATGTTGACCACAACCTGTTGCAAGAGGATCACAAGAACCCTGACGACCATCTTTTCCTGGAGAGTGCTGCTCGACGATTCGGATTGTGGTTCAGTCGCCCCGGAAATGGCGTTTCGCATCCACTGCATCAAGAGCGTTTCGGCAGGCCTGGGGCAACGCTATTGGGTTCAGACTCGCACACCTGCGCCGCCGGAGCGATTGGAATGTTGGCGATGGGTGCAGGCGGCCTGGAGGTCGCGATGGCAATCGCGGGTGAACCGTTCTACGTCAAAATGCCGAAAGTTTGGAATGTCCGTTTGGAAGGCAAATTGCCCGATTGGGTCAGTGCGAAAGACGTGATCTTGGAAATGTTGCGGCGGCATGGTGTCAAAGGAGGCGTGGGCTGGATTCTGGAGTACAGCGGCGACGGACTGAGCGGGCTTTCAACAATGGATCGACATGTGATTGCCAACATGGGCGCGGAACTGGGGGCGACCGCGAGCGTGTTTCCCTCGGACGACGTCACGAGGCAGTTCCTGAAATCGCAAGGCCGTGAACACGATTGGCAAGCGTTCAGTGCCGGGCCGAACGCTCAGTATGACCGCGAAGAAGTCATCGAGTTGAACAAGCTGGAGCCGTTGATGGCCTTGCCGACCAGTCCCGGCAACGTCGTTCCCGTGCGCGAGGTCGCTGGCCAGCCGATCTATCAAGCCTACATAGGCTCCAGTGCCAATCCCGGCTATCGAGACTTTGCGATCATTGCGGAGATGGTAAAGGGGCGTCGCGTCGCCGACGGGGTCTCGCTGGACATCAATCCGACATCGAGGCAAATCCTGCAAGACCTTGCCCGCGATGGCCATCTGCTGACGCTTCTGAAAGCCGGCGCGAGGCTTCACCAAGCGGGGTGCAACGGTTGCATCGGAATGGGGCAGGCGCCGGCGACCGGTCGCATCAGCTTGCGCACCGTGCCACGTAACTTTCCCGGACGCAGCGGCACTCGAGAAGATGCCGTGCATCTGTGCAGCCCCGAAACCGCCGCCGCATCCGCGCTTGCCGGCAAAATCGTCGACCCTCGCGATACGGAACAACCCTATCCGCAAATCCGAGAACCTCGGTCGCCGATCGTTGATACGCAACCGTTCTCTGCCCCGCCGAGTTCTGCACGTGGGTGCCAACCGCCATTGATAAAGGGTCCCAATGTCGTTTCGTTGCCGGAATCGCAACCGCTGGCGGATCGATTGGATCTGAAAGTCTTACTGACCGTCGGTGACAACGTGTCCACCGACGAGATCATGCCGGCCGGCGCTCGCGTGCTGCCGTTCCGCAGCAACGTTCCTCGCATCGCGGATTTTGTTTACGCCGACGTGGACTCAACCTACGTCGAGCGAGCAAAGAAGTATGACGGCGGACACGCAATCATCGGTGGAGCCAACTACGGGCAAGGTTCCAGCCGAGAACACGCTGCGATCGCTCCTCAATACCTTGGTCTGCGATCAGTGATCGCCACCAGTTTCGCCCGCATTCACTGGCAAAACCTGATCAACTTTGGCATTCTGCCTTTGACGATCGAAAACCCATCCGAGCAAATATCACAAGGCGACCAATTGCTCATCGAACACCCCGCCCAACAGATTCGTTCGGGCAGAGAAGTGATCATCGCGAACACGACTCGCTCGATCAACATCGTCGCCCGGCACACGATGTCGCTACGCCAACAAGAAGTACTGGTCGCCGGAGGACTGATCCCATGGATGCGTGCGCGAAATGAGTTCGAATAG